The following proteins come from a genomic window of Nocardiopsis sp. YSL2:
- a CDS encoding TetR/AcrR family transcriptional regulator codes for MVSKRNVEDRIMDAALVCVESFGVRRTTLTDVARRAEVSRPTVYRRWPDVTALVADLLTRELRRILLAQEASDAGPDGGTVRARLVRHAAGVARALLAHPLFTRIVDTEPELLATYTFHRLGTSHRAALDIVEPVVADGQRDGSVRAGDPAVLARFVLVTVQDTVTSRRLFADLLDEDALVDELATLLDGYLAEGRG; via the coding sequence ATGGTGTCAAAACGTAACGTTGAGGACCGGATCATGGACGCGGCCCTGGTCTGCGTCGAGTCGTTCGGGGTGCGCCGGACGACCCTGACCGACGTCGCCCGCCGTGCCGAGGTCAGTCGGCCGACCGTCTACCGCCGCTGGCCCGACGTCACCGCGCTCGTCGCCGACCTCCTGACCCGCGAACTCCGGCGGATCCTGCTCGCCCAGGAGGCGTCCGACGCCGGGCCGGACGGCGGGACGGTCCGCGCCCGGCTGGTCCGGCACGCCGCCGGAGTCGCGCGCGCACTGCTCGCCCACCCGCTGTTCACCCGGATCGTCGACACCGAGCCCGAACTCCTGGCGACCTACACCTTCCACCGCCTGGGCACCAGCCACCGGGCCGCCCTCGACATCGTCGAGCCGGTGGTCGCCGACGGCCAGCGGGACGGTTCCGTCCGCGCGGGCGATCCGGCGGTGCTGGCACGGTTCGTCCTCGTCACCGTCCAGGACACGGTCACCTCCCGCCGCCTGTTCGCCGACCTCCTCGACGAGGACGCCCTGGTCGACGAACTGGCCACCCTCCTGGACGGCTACCTCGCCGAGGGTCGCGGCTAG